The Amylolactobacillus amylophilus DSM 20533 = JCM 1125 genome contains a region encoding:
- a CDS encoding ImmA/IrrE family metallo-endopeptidase, which yields MAETYRVPVNWDVVKWAIENGEKSYTELKNKFRLDSWMSPKSDRDYPTFKQLQEFSKDTRTPFSYLFKDKVPVEEHEFVKYRTIDNSSVKPSRKLIDTIYAMQIRQTWMKDYLQSETLTASFKYLHFIKLGTDPEEVADKITKILGLPEGKKRYSLDSGRYFNLLRNSISKLDIMVMQNGIVGLNTHRVLEVEEFRAFALIDDTVPLIFLNGADSKTAKIFSLIHELVHVLLGENEVLNVGLDVDIAQERWINSVTANILLPRKEFLASLNDEESAEDNLVGLSRKFNTSLLATAIRARELHIYGDSLIGWAKELQENNMVIKNKPKRGNFYNNVASKVDPYFANAVISEESSGRLGLSEAAELIGTSLKTYKLTADKILGLE from the coding sequence ATGGCAGAGACATATAGAGTCCCAGTTAATTGGGATGTTGTTAAATGGGCAATCGAAAATGGTGAGAAGAGCTACACGGAGTTGAAAAACAAGTTCAGGTTAGATTCTTGGATGTCGCCGAAGTCTGATCGTGATTATCCAACCTTCAAACAGTTGCAGGAATTTAGCAAAGATACTAGAACTCCATTTAGCTACCTTTTTAAAGATAAAGTTCCAGTCGAGGAACATGAATTTGTCAAATACCGTACAATTGATAATTCATCTGTAAAGCCTAGTCGTAAACTCATTGATACAATCTATGCAATGCAAATTAGACAAACTTGGATGAAAGACTATCTTCAAAGTGAAACGCTCACTGCGTCTTTTAAATACTTACATTTTATTAAGCTGGGTACAGATCCAGAAGAGGTAGCAGATAAGATAACCAAGATTTTAGGTTTACCAGAGGGTAAGAAACGATACTCATTGGATTCTGGGCGATACTTTAATTTGCTACGAAATAGTATCAGCAAACTTGATATTATGGTAATGCAGAATGGCATAGTAGGATTAAATACCCACAGAGTGTTAGAGGTTGAGGAATTCAGAGCATTTGCACTGATTGATGATACAGTACCATTGATATTCCTAAATGGCGCGGACAGCAAGACAGCTAAGATATTTAGTCTAATACACGAACTTGTGCATGTGTTACTGGGAGAAAATGAAGTACTCAATGTCGGACTCGATGTTGATATCGCTCAAGAACGTTGGATTAATTCTGTGACTGCAAATATCTTACTACCTAGAAAAGAATTTTTGGCAAGTCTGAATGACGAGGAATCTGCCGAGGATAATCTTGTAGGACTTTCTAGAAAATTTAATACTAGCCTTTTAGCAACTGCAATTAGAGCAAGAGAACTTCATATTTATGGAGATTCGTTGATTGGTTGGGCAAAGGAACTACAAGAAAATAATATGGTAATCAAAAATAAACCTAAAAGAGGAAATTTCTACAATAATGTAGCATCCAAAGTGGATCCGTACTTTGCAAATGCTGTAATCAGTGAAGAATCTAGTGGACGATTGGGATTGAGTGAGGCAGCAGAGTTGATTGGGACATCACTAAAAACGTATAAGCTGACTGCGGATAAAATTTTAGGATTGGAGTAA
- the rfbB gene encoding dTDP-glucose 4,6-dehydratase: MKNIIVTGGAGFIGSNFVHYVVNNHPEVHVTVLDKLTYAGNRANLAGLPEDRVELVVGDICDADLVDKLVSKADAVVHYAAESHNDNSLVDPSPFIQTNIVGTYTLLEACRKYDVRYHHVSTDEVYGDLPLREDLPGHGEGEGEKFTPESRYNPSSPYSSSKASSDLLVRAWGRSFGLRATISNCSNNYGPYQHIEKFIPRQVTNILSGIRPKLYGDGKNVRDWIHTNDHSSAVWLILTEGKIGETYLIGADGEKNNKEVLEAILVAMGQPKDAFDQVKDRPGHDLRYAIDSTKLRTELGWKPEFTDFETGLQHTIDWYTQHEDWWQDEKAAVEAKYAKNGQ; the protein is encoded by the coding sequence ATGAAGAATATTATTGTTACTGGTGGAGCAGGCTTTATTGGTAGTAACTTTGTTCACTATGTTGTAAACAATCATCCAGAAGTTCATGTGACAGTTTTAGATAAATTAACATACGCAGGTAATCGCGCTAACCTTGCTGGTCTTCCAGAAGATAGAGTAGAACTTGTTGTGGGTGATATCTGTGATGCCGACCTGGTAGATAAACTTGTAAGTAAGGCAGATGCAGTTGTTCATTATGCCGCAGAAAGCCACAATGACAATTCACTTGTTGATCCATCACCATTTATCCAGACGAATATCGTTGGTACTTATACCTTACTTGAAGCTTGTCGTAAGTACGATGTACGTTATCATCACGTTTCAACTGATGAAGTGTATGGAGATCTTCCACTTAGAGAGGACTTACCTGGTCACGGTGAAGGTGAAGGGGAGAAGTTTACTCCTGAATCACGTTATAACCCAAGCAGCCCATACTCATCATCTAAAGCTAGCTCTGATTTGTTAGTACGTGCATGGGGACGTTCTTTCGGACTTAGAGCGACTATTTCAAACTGCTCTAATAACTATGGTCCTTATCAACATATCGAGAAGTTTATTCCACGCCAAGTAACCAATATTTTAAGTGGTATTCGTCCTAAGTTGTATGGTGACGGTAAAAACGTGCGCGATTGGATTCATACCAACGATCACTCTAGTGCTGTTTGGCTTATTCTTACTGAAGGTAAGATTGGTGAGACATATCTTATCGGAGCTGATGGCGAGAAGAATAACAAAGAAGTACTTGAAGCAATTCTTGTGGCAATGGGTCAACCTAAAGATGCTTTTGACCAAGTTAAAGATCGTCCGGGGCACGACTTACGGTATGCAATTGACTCAACCAAACTTCGCACTGAACTTGGTTGGAAACCTGAATTTACCGATTTCGAAACAGGATTACAACACACAATCGATTGGTACACTCAACACGAAGACTGGTGGCAGGACGAGAAAGCTGCAGTTGAGGCTAAGTACGCTAAGAACGGACAATAA
- the rfbD gene encoding dTDP-4-dehydrorhamnose reductase codes for MEILITGANGQLGTELRHLLDERNVGYTSAGSKELDITDATAVNEFFAANEPKIVYHCAAYTAVDAAEEEPGKTLDEKVNVDGTINIAKAAESVGATLVYISTDYVFDGTRSELYSVDDTPNPRNEYGRTKYEGELAVQKYVSKYYIIRTSWVFGEYGKNFVYTMLNLAKTHDYLTVVNDQIGRPTWTRTLAEFMTHVVDKHSDYGVYQLSNDDSCSWYEFAKEILKDTNVEIAPVTSEEYPQKAYRPRHSIMDLSKAKATGFEIISWQEALEKFKKKI; via the coding sequence ATGGAAATATTGATTACTGGCGCTAATGGCCAGCTTGGAACGGAACTGAGACATCTACTCGATGAACGTAATGTAGGATACACGTCTGCGGGTTCAAAGGAGTTAGATATTACAGATGCTACTGCAGTTAATGAGTTTTTCGCGGCAAACGAGCCAAAGATTGTTTACCATTGTGCTGCTTACACTGCTGTTGATGCGGCGGAGGAAGAGCCTGGTAAAACACTCGACGAGAAGGTTAACGTTGATGGCACAATAAACATTGCCAAGGCTGCAGAATCTGTTGGAGCAACTCTTGTTTACATCAGTACTGATTATGTTTTTGATGGTACTCGCTCAGAATTGTACTCAGTGGATGACACACCTAATCCTAGAAATGAATATGGTCGTACGAAGTATGAAGGTGAGTTAGCAGTACAAAAGTATGTCTCAAAATACTACATTATTCGAACATCATGGGTGTTCGGAGAATATGGTAAAAATTTCGTTTACACCATGCTTAATCTCGCTAAGACACATGATTATCTGACAGTTGTGAATGATCAAATTGGTCGCCCCACATGGACAAGAACTCTGGCTGAGTTTATGACCCACGTTGTCGATAAGCATTCAGACTATGGTGTTTATCAGCTTTCAAATGATGATTCATGTAGTTGGTATGAATTTGCGAAGGAAATCCTGAAGGATACCAACGTTGAGATAGCGCCTGTTACCTCAGAGGAGTACCCACAGAAGGCTTATCGCCCAAGACACTCCATCATGGATTTAAGCAAAGCAAAGGCAACAGGTTTTGAGATAATCAGCTGGCAAGAGGCTTTGGAAAAGTTTAAAAAGAAGATATAG
- a CDS encoding PTS mannose/fructose/sorbose transporter subunit IIC — translation MDLNAIQIILVILVAFLAGMEGILDEFHFHQPVIACTLIGLVTGQLIPCLILGGSLQMIALGWANIGAAVAPDAALASVASAIILVLGGQGEKGVQTAIGIAIPLAVAGLLLTTIVRTLTTGVVHIMDKAAEEGSFRKIEIWQLIAIAMQGIRIAIPAGLILAIGAGPVSSALNAMPAWLTDGLAVGGGMVVAVGYAMVINMMANREVWPFFIIGFALATVTDLTLIALGAIGVSLALIYLALQGRGGSSDNSAAANTGDPVGDIIDNY, via the coding sequence ATGGATTTAAACGCAATTCAAATTATCTTAGTCATTCTCGTTGCGTTTCTTGCTGGTATGGAAGGTATTCTTGATGAATTCCACTTCCACCAACCAGTAATTGCGTGTACGTTAATCGGCTTAGTAACAGGTCAATTAATCCCTTGTTTAATCTTGGGTGGTAGCTTACAAATGATCGCTCTTGGCTGGGCAAACATTGGTGCTGCCGTTGCTCCCGATGCTGCTTTAGCATCAGTTGCATCTGCTATTATCTTGGTCCTTGGTGGTCAAGGTGAGAAGGGTGTCCAAACTGCTATTGGTATCGCTATTCCTTTGGCTGTTGCTGGACTATTACTTACTACTATCGTCCGTACTTTAACCACTGGTGTTGTGCACATCATGGATAAGGCTGCTGAAGAAGGTAGTTTCCGGAAAATCGAAATTTGGCAATTAATCGCGATTGCTATGCAAGGTATCCGTATTGCTATTCCTGCAGGTTTGATTCTTGCAATCGGTGCTGGCCCTGTTAGCTCAGCATTGAACGCAATGCCTGCATGGTTGACTGACGGTCTTGCCGTTGGTGGTGGTATGGTTGTTGCCGTAGGTTACGCAATGGTTATCAACATGATGGCTAACCGTGAAGTATGGCCATTCTTTATCATTGGTTTCGCTTTAGCAACAGTTACAGATCTTACTCTTATCGCTCTTGGTGCAATCGGTGTGTCTCTTGCCTTGATTTACTTGGCATTGCAAGGCAGAGGCGGTTCATCAGACAACAGCGCAGCTGCTAACACAGGTGACCCAGTTGGCGATATCATAGACAATTACTAG
- a CDS encoding DUF956 family protein yields MVQSINTKVDLVEKATSHTAIAEYGKIMIGDKGFEFFNDKNVQKYIQIPWDEVDLVIASILFKGKYIPRYALKTKSSGTYNFSSKDPKKVLRAIREYIPADRIVRSLSFFQVLKRGLKNIFMGKRK; encoded by the coding sequence ATGGTTCAATCAATAAACACCAAAGTAGATTTAGTTGAAAAGGCGACATCCCATACGGCAATTGCTGAATATGGCAAGATTATGATTGGTGATAAGGGATTCGAGTTCTTCAACGATAAGAACGTCCAGAAATACATTCAGATTCCGTGGGATGAAGTTGATCTAGTCATCGCTTCGATTCTGTTCAAGGGTAAATACATTCCTAGATACGCATTGAAGACGAAGAGTAGTGGTACATACAATTTCTCTTCAAAGGACCCAAAGAAAGTGCTGCGTGCAATTCGCGAGTACATTCCAGCAGACCGAATCGTTCGTTCACTCAGCTTCTTTCAGGTGCTGAAGCGCGGTTTGAAGAATATTTTCATGGGAAAAAGAAAGTAG
- a CDS encoding mannose/fructose/sorbose PTS transporter subunit IIA, which produces MVGIILASHGEFAKGILQSGSMIFGEQEKVQAVTFMPNEGPDDLKAHLEAAIASFEPDDEVLFLVDLWGGSPFNQSNGIFEQHKDKMAIVTGLNLPMLIETYSARMTMNTAKEIAAHVTVEGRNGVKVKPEDLEPKAAAPAATKKAATGGKPGKMSYALARIDSRLLHGQVATTWTKTTGATRIIVVSDAVAKDELRKNLIKQAAPMGVTAHVVPMAQMLKLAQDDKHFGGERVLLLFENPEDALTAIEGGVDLKSVNVGSMAHSVGKVQPNTVLAFDQTDVDTFRKMEEMGVKLDVRKVPSDSAANMDDILKKAQAELDKQK; this is translated from the coding sequence ATGGTCGGAATCATTTTAGCGAGCCACGGTGAGTTTGCCAAAGGCATCTTGCAGTCTGGCTCCATGATTTTCGGTGAACAGGAAAAAGTACAAGCCGTTACTTTTATGCCTAATGAAGGCCCTGATGATCTGAAAGCACACCTCGAAGCGGCTATTGCTAGCTTTGAACCGGATGATGAAGTACTTTTTCTCGTGGATTTATGGGGTGGATCTCCATTCAACCAAAGTAATGGGATCTTTGAACAACACAAGGATAAGATGGCCATCGTGACCGGATTAAACTTGCCAATGCTGATTGAAACATATTCAGCGAGAATGACGATGAACACAGCGAAGGAGATTGCTGCTCACGTCACAGTGGAGGGTAGAAACGGTGTGAAGGTTAAGCCTGAAGACCTCGAGCCTAAGGCTGCAGCACCTGCTGCTACCAAGAAGGCCGCTACCGGTGGTAAGCCTGGTAAGATGAGTTATGCACTTGCCAGAATTGACTCACGTCTCTTGCATGGACAAGTTGCCACAACTTGGACTAAAACGACTGGTGCAACACGGATTATCGTTGTTTCAGATGCCGTTGCTAAGGACGAGTTAAGAAAGAACTTGATCAAGCAGGCTGCTCCAATGGGTGTAACAGCGCACGTTGTGCCTATGGCACAAATGCTGAAACTTGCACAAGATGACAAACACTTCGGTGGCGAACGTGTTCTGCTCTTGTTCGAGAACCCAGAGGATGCATTGACTGCAATCGAGGGTGGCGTGGACTTGAAGTCCGTTAACGTTGGTTCGATGGCGCACTCAGTTGGTAAAGTTCAACCAAACACAGTGCTTGCTTTTGACCAAACAGACGTTGACACATTCCGCAAGATGGAAGAGATGGGTGTCAAGCTTGATGTCAGAAAGGTGCCAAGTGATTCAGCCGCTAATATGGATGATATCTTGAAGAAGGCACAAGCTGAACTCGACAAGCAAAAATAA
- a CDS encoding DUF4411 family protein: MEYLLDSNSLFDAHEKWYQPQVFNSLWDFIGSKDCIKMGQFVFEEVQYPEDLVNWTKNSFKTRLLIPDASVVNEYNKVMDWIKQSGYWATSGIAEWEIVEKADPWLIATAMAKNLTIVTLDGIGRSLLPQVGMKVKKEPKIVAVAQHFNVKTIAIYDLLEVLHYSA, translated from the coding sequence ATGGAATATTTACTAGATTCAAATTCCCTTTTTGATGCTCATGAGAAATGGTATCAACCACAAGTATTTAATTCACTATGGGATTTTATTGGCAGTAAAGACTGTATTAAGATGGGACAGTTTGTATTTGAAGAGGTTCAGTATCCTGAAGATTTAGTTAACTGGACTAAGAATTCGTTTAAAACAAGATTACTTATACCCGATGCTTCAGTTGTCAATGAATACAACAAAGTAATGGATTGGATAAAACAGAGTGGCTATTGGGCTACAAGCGGGATTGCTGAATGGGAGATAGTCGAAAAAGCAGATCCTTGGCTAATTGCTACTGCAATGGCGAAAAACCTCACAATAGTTACTTTGGATGGGATAGGTAGATCTTTGTTGCCACAAGTTGGTATGAAGGTGAAAAAAGAACCGAAGATAGTTGCAGTAGCTCAGCATTTTAACGTGAAGACAATTGCAATATATGATCTTCTTGAGGTATTACACTATTCCGCATAG
- a CDS encoding lipopolysaccharide biosynthesis protein has protein sequence MKLNNLSRTKASVVNSSVATIAQIIQLIFQFIARSVFIYTLGSKYLGLNGLFLNVLGYLNFAELGIGSAITFSLYRPLNNHDDVQVSAVLHLFRKIYHYIALVVLVAGLVITPFVPRLIGGSTNGINVSISKAFLLALSNTVLSYFTTYKRTLLIADQKSYVNTINTVGFNVAGQCIQIIQLLIWNNFYAYLFIQVLMMLASNIRISYVVDHFYPTIDFNSTEKVDPKVIQYLKKNIVGMFSAKLGGILVTGTDNILLSYYVGLIAVGMYSNYVMIINGLTMLINQLVSAVSASIGNLGVSRASKEHQERIFYQYFMITSLIALLASTGFSGFASAFVKLWISDKMVYSFLPLTIISLNFYLQMLRQSIINYTNAYGLYWYERWKTLFEAGVNLIISWYLIRNTNLGISGVLLGTIASNLIVNYIWESHIVLKYGLHTEEGRFLRLYAGFISVGSIIIVGTTSIINYFAGPYLWRSILVTICAEIFAVVAYTLVTIFFYPKAIEKIDFKRIFCNTFKHF, from the coding sequence GTGAAATTGAACAATTTATCAAGGACGAAGGCCTCGGTTGTTAACTCGTCAGTCGCAACTATTGCACAAATAATTCAGTTGATTTTTCAATTTATTGCGCGCTCAGTTTTTATTTATACATTAGGTTCTAAATATTTAGGTTTAAACGGCTTATTTCTTAATGTACTGGGATATTTGAACTTTGCTGAATTAGGAATTGGTAGCGCAATCACATTTTCGTTGTATCGTCCATTAAATAACCACGATGATGTTCAAGTATCGGCCGTTTTACATCTGTTTAGGAAAATATACCATTATATTGCACTTGTTGTACTTGTAGCTGGGTTAGTAATCACACCTTTTGTTCCTCGATTAATTGGTGGTAGCACGAATGGAATTAATGTCAGTATCTCAAAAGCTTTCCTTCTGGCATTATCTAATACTGTACTATCATATTTTACTACATATAAGAGGACACTCCTTATTGCTGATCAAAAAAGTTATGTAAATACTATTAACACTGTGGGATTTAATGTGGCGGGTCAATGTATTCAAATTATACAATTACTTATTTGGAATAATTTCTATGCCTATCTTTTTATTCAGGTCTTAATGATGCTAGCTTCTAATATACGAATTTCGTATGTTGTTGATCATTTTTATCCAACAATTGATTTTAATTCAACTGAAAAGGTTGATCCTAAAGTAATTCAGTATTTGAAAAAAAATATTGTTGGAATGTTTTCTGCCAAGCTTGGTGGCATTCTTGTTACTGGTACAGATAATATTTTGTTATCGTATTATGTAGGATTGATTGCTGTGGGTATGTACTCGAACTATGTCATGATTATTAATGGTTTGACGATGTTAATTAATCAACTTGTTTCAGCGGTATCAGCTTCAATTGGAAACCTAGGTGTTTCAAGAGCAAGTAAGGAGCACCAAGAGAGAATTTTTTATCAGTATTTTATGATAACCAGTCTTATTGCTTTATTAGCTAGTACTGGTTTTTCAGGATTTGCATCTGCATTTGTCAAACTTTGGATTTCTGATAAAATGGTATATTCTTTTTTGCCGCTTACTATTATTTCATTGAATTTCTATTTACAGATGTTACGTCAAAGTATTATTAATTATACAAATGCGTACGGACTTTACTGGTACGAACGTTGGAAAACGCTTTTTGAAGCCGGCGTTAATTTAATAATTTCATGGTATTTGATTAGAAATACAAACTTAGGTATATCTGGAGTTTTACTTGGTACAATTGCTAGTAATTTAATTGTAAATTATATTTGGGAATCACATATTGTTTTGAAATATGGACTTCATACTGAGGAAGGGCGTTTTTTGAGACTTTATGCTGGTTTTATATCTGTTGGATCTATAATAATTGTGGGAACAACGAGTATCATTAATTATTTTGCTGGGCCATACTTATGGCGTAGTATTCTTGTTACTATTTGTGCTGAGATTTTTGCCGTTGTTGCATATACATTAGTCACTATTTTTTTCTATCCGAAAGCAATTGAAAAAATTGATTTCAAACGAATTTTTTGTAACACTTTTAAACATTTTTAA
- the rfbA gene encoding glucose-1-phosphate thymidylyltransferase RfbA, with product MKGIILAGGSGTRLYPITRAISKQLIPIYDKPMIYYPLSTLMLAGIQDILIISTPKDLPRFEELFDDGSDWGLNISYKVQEKPNGLAEAFVLGADFIGNDSVCLILGDNIFYGGGLSKMLQDSAAKETGATVFGYHVNDPERFGVVDFDENMHAKSIVEKPENPASNYAVTGLYFYDNDVVDIAKNIQPSPRGELEITDINQEYLRRGQLDVQLLGRGFAWLDTGTHESLQSASSFIEAIQHRQNLQISCLEEIAYRMGYITLEKMVELAQPLKKTEYGQYLLKLAEREGK from the coding sequence GTGAAAGGTATTATTTTAGCAGGTGGTTCAGGAACACGGCTTTATCCAATTACACGAGCAATTTCTAAGCAATTGATTCCAATTTATGATAAACCAATGATTTACTATCCACTTTCAACATTGATGTTGGCAGGTATTCAAGATATTCTAATTATCTCAACGCCTAAGGATCTTCCAAGATTTGAAGAACTCTTTGATGACGGTTCAGACTGGGGTCTTAATATTTCGTACAAAGTGCAAGAAAAGCCAAACGGTCTTGCTGAAGCTTTTGTCCTAGGTGCTGATTTTATTGGCAACGATTCAGTCTGTTTAATTCTTGGTGACAATATTTTTTACGGTGGTGGACTCTCTAAAATGCTGCAAGATTCTGCTGCTAAAGAGACTGGTGCAACCGTATTTGGTTATCATGTTAATGATCCCGAAAGATTCGGCGTGGTCGATTTCGATGAAAATATGCACGCTAAGTCAATTGTTGAGAAGCCAGAAAATCCTGCAAGTAACTATGCTGTTACTGGTTTATACTTCTATGATAACGACGTGGTTGATATCGCGAAGAATATTCAACCATCTCCACGTGGTGAACTTGAAATTACTGATATTAACCAAGAGTATTTACGTCGAGGACAATTAGACGTTCAATTACTTGGACGTGGTTTTGCTTGGTTAGATACTGGCACTCATGAATCCTTGCAGTCGGCATCAAGCTTTATAGAAGCTATCCAACACCGTCAGAATCTACAGATTTCATGTCTAGAAGAGATTGCCTACAGAATGGGCTACATCACACTCGAAAAGATGGTTGAGTTGGCTCAACCACTTAAGAAAACTGAATACGGTCAGTACTTATTAAAACTAGCAGAACGAGAAGGTAAATAA
- the rfbC gene encoding dTDP-4-dehydrorhamnose 3,5-epimerase: protein MVKVIDTTLQDAKIIETDVFGDHRGFFTESYTADKFHEAGIDIDFIQDNQSLSVEPGVLRGLHFQQAPHAQTKLLRAITGVIYDVIVDIREGSPTYGKWEGFILSEFNHRQLLVPKGFAHGFVTLTPNCNVAYKCDGYYVPNADGGIAFDDPDLAIDWPMPLEHLVLSDKDKKHPNLKDADVHFVYGGNY from the coding sequence TTGGTTAAAGTTATTGATACAACATTACAAGACGCAAAGATTATTGAAACAGATGTTTTCGGTGATCACCGTGGATTCTTTACAGAATCATACACGGCTGATAAGTTCCATGAAGCTGGAATCGATATTGATTTTATTCAAGACAATCAATCATTATCTGTTGAACCAGGTGTCTTAAGAGGACTTCACTTTCAACAAGCCCCACATGCTCAAACTAAGTTATTGAGAGCGATTACTGGTGTAATCTACGATGTTATTGTGGATATTCGTGAAGGATCACCAACCTATGGTAAATGGGAAGGATTTATCCTAAGTGAATTTAACCACCGTCAATTACTTGTACCAAAGGGTTTTGCCCACGGATTTGTTACCTTAACACCTAACTGTAATGTTGCCTACAAGTGCGACGGTTATTATGTACCTAATGCCGATGGTGGTATTGCCTTCGATGATCCTGATTTAGCAATTGATTGGCCAATGCCTCTCGAACATTTAGTTCTATCAGATAAGGATAAAAAACATCCTAATCTGAAGGATGCAGACGTTCATTTCGTTTATGGCGGCAATTACTAG
- a CDS encoding PTS system mannose/fructose/sorbose family transporter subunit IID, with amino-acid sequence MADNKRITLTKKDRISVWLRSNFIQGSWNYERMQNGGWAYSMIPALKKLYKTKEDRAAALKRHLEFFNTHPYLASPIIGVTLALEEDRANGAPIDDVTIQGVKVGMMGPLAGIGDPVFWFTVKPIIGALAATMAMSGNILGPILYFVLWNVIRLGFMWYTQEFGYKAGSRISEDLSGNLLQNVTKGASILGMFILGSLVNRWVSVNFTPVISTSPLAKGAYIEWDKLPKGAAGIKQALEQQAAGLSLGSDKVTTLQENLNSLIPGFAGLLLTLFCMWLLKKNVSPIVIILGLFVVGIVLHVLHVM; translated from the coding sequence ATGGCTGATAACAAAAGAATTACTTTAACCAAAAAAGACAGAATTTCAGTTTGGTTGCGTTCGAATTTCATTCAAGGTTCTTGGAACTATGAAAGAATGCAAAACGGTGGTTGGGCATACTCAATGATCCCAGCACTTAAAAAGCTGTACAAGACTAAAGAAGACCGTGCCGCTGCTTTGAAGCGTCACCTTGAGTTCTTCAATACTCACCCATACTTAGCATCACCTATCATCGGTGTTACACTTGCCCTTGAAGAAGATCGTGCTAATGGTGCACCTATCGATGATGTTACTATCCAAGGTGTTAAGGTTGGTATGATGGGACCTCTTGCTGGTATTGGTGATCCCGTATTCTGGTTCACTGTAAAGCCAATCATTGGTGCTCTTGCAGCAACAATGGCTATGAGTGGTAACATCTTAGGACCTATCTTGTACTTCGTTCTTTGGAACGTTATTCGTTTAGGTTTCATGTGGTACACACAAGAATTTGGCTACAAAGCCGGTTCACGTATCTCAGAAGATTTATCTGGTAACTTACTCCAAAACGTTACTAAGGGAGCTTCAATCCTTGGTATGTTTATCCTTGGTTCACTGGTTAACCGTTGGGTTTCAGTTAACTTCACTCCAGTTATCTCAACTTCGCCTTTGGCAAAGGGAGCTTACATCGAGTGGGATAAACTTCCAAAGGGTGCAGCTGGTATTAAACAAGCCTTAGAGCAACAAGCTGCAGGCCTTTCACTCGGTTCAGATAAAGTTACAACCTTGCAAGAAAACTTGAACTCATTGATTCCAGGTTTCGCAGGATTACTTTTAACTTTATTCTGCATGTGGTTACTGAAGAAGAATGTTTCACCTATCGTGATCATTCTTGGACTATTCGTAGTCGGTATCGTTCTTCACGTATTGCACGTAATGTAA